The Calditrichota bacterium DNA window TATTTTGAAAATTAGAAATGAGAATAGCAGATCAAAATAGACCCATTTTCAACAGACTCATCATAGGTCAACGGGTCCCCATCCGGGTCGCTGCAAGTCCATCTTAAAGTAAGCGAAGTAGGTTGATTCGTAGCCCAATCGGACGGTGAGGGACTGGAGGGGGTTGCAGGTGATTGATTTGATGGACCACCAGGCCCATCGTCATCTCCGCAGCCATTGAAGAGAAGGAAAAGTGCCACCACCGAAGCCAATGTCAGGGTATTCTTGGCGATGCGCTTCCAATTACTGTGATGCGAAGGGCGATCAGCGGCTTTCTTCTTCACTCCTACACTCAGTTTGAACTTGAGGGGCTCGAGGTTCAAAGTCGGAAACATGCTTGAAACGCAGTTTAATAAAGAATCCTTCCGAATGCAAGTGTTTGGACAGGGAACCGAGCAACTTTCCTCATTTTCCCGAATCTTCCACTCGACCGGCTCGATCGGCGCCTGCGATTTGGTGATGATCGATGAGTGCCACCTTGTGCCCCCGATCTTCGGACACAATGTACCGCAGGTTCATCGACGGCATGGCGGCTCTGAACGACCAGGTGAAAATCATCGGACTGACTGCCACCCACTACCGGCTCGACAGCGGCCTCTTGACCGAAGGCGAGAACCGGGTCTTCACCGACGTCGCCTACGAAGTTCCGGTGAAGCGGTTGATCGAGGAGAAGTGGCTGGCGCCGCTGGTCACCAAGGCGCCCTCGACCGAACTCGACGTCTCCGGCGTCCATACCCGCGGCGGGGAGTTCATCGCCGGCGAATTGGCGACCGCCGTCGATAAGACCGAAGTGAATGCCGCCGCGGTGCGGGAGATCGTCCATTACGGGCGCGACCGCAAGTCGTGGCTGATCTTCTGTTCCGGCATCGACCACGCTTATCACATCCGCGATGCTCTGCGCGAGCACGGCATCGCGGTTGAAACCGTCACCGGAGAAACTAACGATCTGGAGCGGGACTACATCCTCGGCGAATTCAAAGCCGGGCGGCTGCGGGCGGTCACCAACTGCGACATCCTAACGACCGGCTTCAATCACCCTGGCGTCGATTTGATCGCCTTTCTGCGCCCGACGCAGTCCACAGGTCTCTACGTGCAAATGGCTGGCAGAGGAATGCGGAACGCTCCCGGCAAAACCAACTGTCTCGTGCTGGACTTTGCGGGAAATATCAAACGGCATGGTCCCATCGACCGAGTCAACCCTTACGATCAGTCCAAGAACGGCAACGGCAAGGCGCCGGTCAAAACCTGCCCGCAGTGCCGGTCGGTGATCTTCGCCGGATTCCGCCACTGCCCCGACTGCGGGCATGAGTTCCCGCCGCCCGCGTCTGAATTGAAGCCGACCGCCTCGGCGCGTCCGATCATCAGCCAATCCACCCCCTTCTGGGTGAAGGTGGAGCGCATCGGCTACGAGCGCCACCGCAAGATGGGCAAGCCCGACTCGCTACGGGTGGACTATTACGAGTCAACCAATTCGGTCTATTCTGAATGGATTTGTCTTGAGCACGGCGGTCATGTGGCGCGGCGGGCGCATCGCTGGTGGGTGCGACGCGGGGGTGATCCGAGCGTGGCGAATGTCACCGAGGCGCTGCGCCTGGCGGGGACCTTTAGGCAGCCCTCCCACATCCTGGTGCAAGAGGACTGCAAATACTGGCGAGTGGTGCGGCATCGGTTTGACGAGGCGGAAACGCCCAAGATTGAAGTGGAGCAGGAAAACGACTACGCCGGGGAGGCAACGGTTATCGAAGAGGAGGCGCCCTTTTGAGCGTAGAGACTATCACGGTTACCCGCGAGCATTACGAACGTTTGAAGGACGAGCGGGTGGTGCTGTTCGGTGCCAACAACGGCGTCTGGACGGATGAGGAACTGGAAGGGCATGCCGTAAATGCAGCTGTCGAAGCGGCGGGACAATTCATCGAGCCTAACGGATTGACGGATCGACCATTGTCGGCGCTCAACATTGAGCAATTCAAAGCGCTGATTCAGCAAGCAGCTTGGGCATATATGCAGGTTTATGTTGAATACGTCCCCTTCTGAACTGCTGCAAATGGCCTTGGCCTATGCCTCCTTCGGCTGGGCGGTCTTCCCGGTGCACAGCATCCGCGACGGGAGATGTACCTGCGGCCGCCCCTCTTGCACCAGCCCGGGCAAGCACCCGCTCACCAGACACGGCCATCGCGACGCTTCTACCGATCCGGCAGTGGTCGCCGCCTGGTGGAA harbors:
- a CDS encoding DNA helicase; this encodes MSATLCPRSSDTMYRRFIDGMAALNDQVKIIGLTATHYRLDSGLLTEGENRVFTDVAYEVPVKRLIEEKWLAPLVTKAPSTELDVSGVHTRGGEFIAGELATAVDKTEVNAAAVREIVHYGRDRKSWLIFCSGIDHAYHIRDALREHGIAVETVTGETNDLERDYILGEFKAGRLRAVTNCDILTTGFNHPGVDLIAFLRPTQSTGLYVQMAGRGMRNAPGKTNCLVLDFAGNIKRHGPIDRVNPYDQSKNGNGKAPVKTCPQCRSVIFAGFRHCPDCGHEFPPPASELKPTASARPIISQSTPFWVKVERIGYERHRKMGKPDSLRVDYYESTNSVYSEWICLEHGGHVARRAHRWWVRRGGDPSVANVTEALRLAGTFRQPSHILVQEDCKYWRVVRHRFDEAETPKIEVEQENDYAGEATVIEEEAPF